The following coding sequences are from one Neodiprion lecontei isolate iyNeoLeco1 chromosome 7, iyNeoLeco1.1, whole genome shotgun sequence window:
- the LOC107225034 gene encoding surfeit locus protein 1: MNLAVSRIGLQLSNVSNVRHLSHCLKGHLTRFATNGNSVIILRNKSTRSNLLYENRKHWFVPKKETIGAYGWFLLSLPVFSFCLGCWQIERRKWKLNLIKELETRTNAVPVPLPDDFEKLQTMEYQPVTVRGQFLHDQEFIIGPRSLIIDGAPASGEGGGLLTPGNVRTGFMVITPFKLEGKDETILINRGWVPLKKRYPEKRPNDKVNGVVEITGIVRLNETRPQFSPRNNPKDGAWYYRDLNAMAELADTEPIYLDLVTNLGTEDGPIPKQTRVTMRNEHMSYVFTWFTLSLMTGLMWHRMFIRKLPLI; this comes from the exons atgaatttagCTGTATCTAGAATTGGTTTACAATTGTCGAATGTATCGAATGTTAGGCATTTATCCCACTGTTTAAAGGGGCATTTAACTAGATTTGCAACAAATGGCAACTCGGTGATAATATTGAGAAACAAGTCTACCAGATCTAACCTGCTATACGAAAATCGAAAACATTGGTTCGTACCTAAAAAAGAAACCATCGGGGCTTACGGATGGTTCTTATTG AGTTTACCTGTCTTCTCGTTTTGTTTGGGATGCTGGCAAATTGAAAGGCGCAAATGGAAGTTGAACCTAATAAAAGAGCTCGAGACTCGAACAAACGCTGTACCTGTGCCTCTGCCTGATGA CTTCGAAAAATTACAGACGATGGAATACCAACCTGTTACAGTTAGGGGACAATTTTTACATGATCAGGAATTTATCATAGGCCCAAGGAGCTTGATCATTGACGGCGCCCCTGCTAGTGGCGAGGGAGGTGGCCTTTTAACTCCGGGTAATGTTCGCACTGGATTCATGGTCATCACACCATTCAAATTGGAGGGCAAGGA CGAAACTATTCTGATAAATAGGGGTTGGGTACCATTGAAAAAGCGATATCCTGAAAAGAGACCGAATGATAAGGTGAATGGCGTTGTTGAAATCACGGGAATTGTTCGTTTGAATGAAACGAGGCCACAATTTTCTCCTAGGAACAACCCAAAAGATGGTGCTTGGTATTACAG AGACCTAAACGCAATGGCAGAACTCGCAGATACTGAGCCCATTTACCTCGACTTAGTTACTAATTTAGGCACCGAAGATGGGCCGATTCCCAAGCAAACACGTGTGACGATGAGAAATGAACATATGAGCTACGTCTTCACTTGGTTTACGTTATCGCTGATGACTGGCCTCATGTGGCATAGAATGTTTATACGCAAACTACCTCTAATTTAA
- the LOC107225042 gene encoding G-protein-signaling modulator 2 isoform X1, translating into MKMSHSASAENLSVDGQNSGGDSNMCLELALEGERLCKEGDCRTGVAFFQAAIQAGTDDLRTLSAIYSQLGNAYFYLGDYVKAMQYHNHDLTLARTMGDKLGEAKSSGNLGNTLKVMGKFDEATICCKRHLEISRELGDKLSEGRALYNLGNVYHAKGKQIGRVGQQDPGEFPEDVRQCLQEAVHYYEENLKLMRELSDTAAQGRACGNLGNTFYLLGDFQQAIHYHNERLKIAREFGDKAAERRANSNLGNSHIFLGEFEKAAQHYKRTLVLAQELRDRAVEAQACYSLGNTYTLLRDYQAAVDYHLRHLSIAQQLMDRVGEGRACWSLGNAYSAMGNHEKALHFASLHLNISKELNDPMGQATAQMNVTDLKKLLGLEKGDGEAESGNGMHLIPTSKASAIAASSPGRYRLRRQSMDNLDLIKLFTRTMEPLTPDGKQKDMGEPLPARAGIAPQPSQEEEEESFFELLSRFQSGRMDDQRCVLNANQKPRPRPRVATPEKEKEGEDLLELIAGMQSKRMDEQRVTLPCLPGLNTNRNNQSANRPPPQPIGQEADDSFIEMLVRCQGSRLEDQRSPLPAASTLHDAEEEQNQRRNGNTPSRTTVPEEDLFALIQRLQAGRMEDQRASGPAKGH; encoded by the exons ATGAAAATGTCGCACAGTGCGAGCGCGGAAAATCTTTCAGTAGACGGTCAA AATAGCGGGGGAGATAGCAACATGTGTTTGGAATTGGCCCTTGAAGGCGAGCGTCTTTGCAAGGAGGGCGATTGCCGCACAGGTGTTGCATTTTTTCAAGCAGCAATACAGGCTGGAACGGACGACCTAAGAACGTTGAGCGCGATCTACAGCCAACTTGGAAATGCTTACTTTTATCTTGGCGATTACGTCAAAGCAATGCAGTATCACAACCATGATTTAACATTGGCAAGAACTATGGGAGATAAATTAGGGGAAGCTAAATCGAGCGGAAATCTTGGAAATACTCTGAAAGTTATGGGAAAGTTTGACGAAGCTACGATATGCTGTAAAAGGCATTTAGAAATATCGAGGGAACTAGGCGATAAG CTCAGCGAAGGTCGAGCTCTTTACAATCTCGGAAATGTTTATCACGCCAAGGGTAAACAAATTGGCAGAGTCGGACAGCAAGATCCAGGAGAATTTCCTGAGGATGTCAGACAGTGTCTTCAGGAAGCTGTTCATTACTACGA AGAAAATTTGAAGCTGATGAGAGAGTTGAGCGATACAGCTGCACAAGGGAGAGCATGTGGAAACTTGGGAAACACATTTTACTTGCTGGGTGATTTTCAACAAGCAATTCATTACCACAatgaaagattaaaaattgcaCGAGAGTTTGGTGATAAAGCTGCGGAAAGACGAGCCAACAGCAATTTGGGGAACTCGCATATATTTCTcggagaatttgaaaaagcaGCTCAACATTACAA ACGTACGCTGGTCCTTGCTCAAGAATTGCGTgaccgagcggtagaagcacaAGCGTGTTATTCCCTTGGCAATACCTACACGCTCCTCCGCGATTACCAAGCTGCTGTAGACTACCATCTCCGTCATCTTTCCATTGCGCAACAGCTGATGGATCGAGTTGGAGAAGGTCGAGCCTGTTGGTCGTTGGGAAATGCTTACTCAGCAATGGGTAACCATGAGAAAGCGTTGCACTTTGCCAGCCTAcatttgaatatttctaaaGAGTTGAACGATCCAATGGGTCAAGCTACCGCTCAGATGAACGTTACCGATCTGAAGAAACTTTTAGGCTTAGAAAAAGGGGACGGAGAAGCGGAGAGTGGAAACGGAATGCATTTAATCCCAACGAGCAAAGCCTCGGCTATAGCGGCTTCTTCGCCAGGTAGATACAGGTTGAGAAGACAGAGCATGGACAATCTGGATCTGATCAAG TTATTTACAAGGACCATGGAACCG TTGACTCCAGATGGTAAGCAAAAAGATATGGGTGAGCCTCTGCCTGCTAGAGCCGGAATCGCACCACAGCCTTcgcaagaagaagaagaagaatctttcttcgaaCTTCTATCACGATTTCAATCAGGTCGAATGGATGATCAGCGCTGTGTGCTAAATGCCAATCAAAAACCGAGACCCAGGCCAAGAGTGGCGACTccagaaaaagagaaagaaggagaagatTTACTGGAGCTAATAGCTGGAATGCAAAGTAAGCGAATGGATGAGCAGCGTGTAACTCTGCCTTGCTTGCCAGGATTGAATACAAACAGGAACAATCAGTCAGCGAATAGGCCTCCCCCACAGCCAATTGGGCAGGAAGCTGATGATTCATTTATTGAAATGCTGGTGCGATGCCAAGGCTCACGTTTAGAGGATCAACGTAGTCCTTTGCCAGCTGCTTCAACATTACACGATGCAGAGGAGGAACAAAACCAAAGAAGAAACGGAAACACCCCATCAAGAACTACCGTACCCGAAGAAGATCTGTTTGCCCTAATTCAGAGACTGCAGGCTGGTCGCATGGAAGATCAACGAGCTTCTGGACCAGCAAAAGGCCATTAA
- the LOC107225042 gene encoding G-protein-signaling modulator 2 isoform X2, which translates to MKMSHSASAENLSVDGQNSGGDSNMCLELALEGERLCKEGDCRTGVAFFQAAIQAGTDDLRTLSAIYSQLGNAYFYLGDYVKAMQYHNHDLTLARTMGDKLGEAKSSGNLGNTLKVMGKFDEATICCKRHLEISRELGDKLSEGRALYNLGNVYHAKGKQIGRVGQQDPGEFPEDVRQCLQEAVHYYEENLKLMRELSDTAAQGRACGNLGNTFYLLGDFQQAIHYHNERLKIAREFGDKAAERRANSNLGNSHIFLGEFEKAAQHYKRTLVLAQELRDRAVEAQACYSLGNTYTLLRDYQAAVDYHLRHLSIAQQLMDRVGEGRACWSLGNAYSAMGNHEKALHFASLHLNISKELNDPMGQATAQMNVTDLKKLLGLEKGDGEAESGNGMHLIPTSKASAIAASSPGRYRLRRQSMDNLDLIKLTPDGKQKDMGEPLPARAGIAPQPSQEEEEESFFELLSRFQSGRMDDQRCVLNANQKPRPRPRVATPEKEKEGEDLLELIAGMQSKRMDEQRVTLPCLPGLNTNRNNQSANRPPPQPIGQEADDSFIEMLVRCQGSRLEDQRSPLPAASTLHDAEEEQNQRRNGNTPSRTTVPEEDLFALIQRLQAGRMEDQRASGPAKGH; encoded by the exons ATGAAAATGTCGCACAGTGCGAGCGCGGAAAATCTTTCAGTAGACGGTCAA AATAGCGGGGGAGATAGCAACATGTGTTTGGAATTGGCCCTTGAAGGCGAGCGTCTTTGCAAGGAGGGCGATTGCCGCACAGGTGTTGCATTTTTTCAAGCAGCAATACAGGCTGGAACGGACGACCTAAGAACGTTGAGCGCGATCTACAGCCAACTTGGAAATGCTTACTTTTATCTTGGCGATTACGTCAAAGCAATGCAGTATCACAACCATGATTTAACATTGGCAAGAACTATGGGAGATAAATTAGGGGAAGCTAAATCGAGCGGAAATCTTGGAAATACTCTGAAAGTTATGGGAAAGTTTGACGAAGCTACGATATGCTGTAAAAGGCATTTAGAAATATCGAGGGAACTAGGCGATAAG CTCAGCGAAGGTCGAGCTCTTTACAATCTCGGAAATGTTTATCACGCCAAGGGTAAACAAATTGGCAGAGTCGGACAGCAAGATCCAGGAGAATTTCCTGAGGATGTCAGACAGTGTCTTCAGGAAGCTGTTCATTACTACGA AGAAAATTTGAAGCTGATGAGAGAGTTGAGCGATACAGCTGCACAAGGGAGAGCATGTGGAAACTTGGGAAACACATTTTACTTGCTGGGTGATTTTCAACAAGCAATTCATTACCACAatgaaagattaaaaattgcaCGAGAGTTTGGTGATAAAGCTGCGGAAAGACGAGCCAACAGCAATTTGGGGAACTCGCATATATTTCTcggagaatttgaaaaagcaGCTCAACATTACAA ACGTACGCTGGTCCTTGCTCAAGAATTGCGTgaccgagcggtagaagcacaAGCGTGTTATTCCCTTGGCAATACCTACACGCTCCTCCGCGATTACCAAGCTGCTGTAGACTACCATCTCCGTCATCTTTCCATTGCGCAACAGCTGATGGATCGAGTTGGAGAAGGTCGAGCCTGTTGGTCGTTGGGAAATGCTTACTCAGCAATGGGTAACCATGAGAAAGCGTTGCACTTTGCCAGCCTAcatttgaatatttctaaaGAGTTGAACGATCCAATGGGTCAAGCTACCGCTCAGATGAACGTTACCGATCTGAAGAAACTTTTAGGCTTAGAAAAAGGGGACGGAGAAGCGGAGAGTGGAAACGGAATGCATTTAATCCCAACGAGCAAAGCCTCGGCTATAGCGGCTTCTTCGCCAGGTAGATACAGGTTGAGAAGACAGAGCATGGACAATCTGGATCTGATCAAG TTGACTCCAGATGGTAAGCAAAAAGATATGGGTGAGCCTCTGCCTGCTAGAGCCGGAATCGCACCACAGCCTTcgcaagaagaagaagaagaatctttcttcgaaCTTCTATCACGATTTCAATCAGGTCGAATGGATGATCAGCGCTGTGTGCTAAATGCCAATCAAAAACCGAGACCCAGGCCAAGAGTGGCGACTccagaaaaagagaaagaaggagaagatTTACTGGAGCTAATAGCTGGAATGCAAAGTAAGCGAATGGATGAGCAGCGTGTAACTCTGCCTTGCTTGCCAGGATTGAATACAAACAGGAACAATCAGTCAGCGAATAGGCCTCCCCCACAGCCAATTGGGCAGGAAGCTGATGATTCATTTATTGAAATGCTGGTGCGATGCCAAGGCTCACGTTTAGAGGATCAACGTAGTCCTTTGCCAGCTGCTTCAACATTACACGATGCAGAGGAGGAACAAAACCAAAGAAGAAACGGAAACACCCCATCAAGAACTACCGTACCCGAAGAAGATCTGTTTGCCCTAATTCAGAGACTGCAGGCTGGTCGCATGGAAGATCAACGAGCTTCTGGACCAGCAAAAGGCCATTAA
- the LOC107225030 gene encoding esterase E4-like isoform X1 yields the protein MVFHSSVKCVLLLFLLMISICSINYAQTKDIAAPVVTIPQGTLQGTIRTTNHNRNISAFLGIPYAQPPIGNLRFANPVAADGWNGSRKANVDLSMCPQTSEDIVLGNEDCLWLNIYTPQFPESTNSALLPVIVYIYGGGFRAGNARSDRYGPDYLLDADIVLVLPSYRIGPLGFLSTGDEVASGNWGLKDQVLALEWVQKNIKYFGGDPDRVTFVGASSGGACVHLLTLSDATIGLFHKYITQSGSALATWAHTPRAACASRAFQLGEYVGCFNNTSDSLIDCLRTIDFVDILATQPQFFEWRTYPGLIWGPTDEPDIEGAVLTDSPTNLFAAGKIRDLPWISGVTRDEGTMFTGDFFDSEEMFQDFLENYDFALPRMMSLTYQPDKGSAYVNGIKSYYLNNDLTTNTSVVLANITHAIGDGMFRYPAYDALLQQNSMAKNPQYFYTFNYRGTFSNTYLHHNTTKELGVAHGDETFYIFAPEPQFARLNLNKTTTRRDLEIVDIMVQLWTSFATNGTPTTLASNGTIWKPFSAVERNYLQIGNGSEVSLKVQHSFFEERMKFWATLKETPKTLTVLSNGSNAITSKFYSLFVLMLSFSKIFL from the exons ATGGTCTTCCACTCCTCGGTGAAATGTGTACTCTTACTATTTTTACTCATGATCAGTATTTGTTCGATAAATTACGCCCAGACCAAGGATATCGCCGCTCCGGTGGTAACGATTCCTCAAGGAACCCTACAAGGAACAATTCGAACAACCAATCACAATCGGAATATTTCTGCTTTCTTGGGAATTCCTTATGCACAACCACCAATTGGGAATCTCAG ATTTGCAAATCCCGTAGCTGCGGATGGCTGGAATGGATCTCGCAAGGCTAACGTAGACTTAAGTATGTGCCCTCAAACCTCAGAGGATATTGTCTTGGGCAATGAAGACTGCTTGTGGCTCAATATTTACACACCGCAG TTTCCGGAGAGCACGAACTCGGCATTACTTCCGGTGATCGTGTATATTTACGGAGGAGGTTTTAGGGCTGGAAATGCTAGATCTGATAGATACGGCCCAGATTACTTACTTGATGCAGACATAGTACTGGTTCTTCCAAGTTACCGTATTGGTCCACTTGGATTTTTGAGTACCGGTGACGAGGTGGCCTCAGGAAATTGGGGGCTCAAGGATCAGGTCTTGGCACTAGAGTGGGTTCAAAAAAACATAAAGTACTTTGGCGGCGATCCTGATCGAGTCACATTTGTTGGAGCGAGTTCAGGCGGCGCGTGCGTGCATCTTTTGACGCTGTCAGATGCAACAATTG GGctttttcataaatatataacGCAGAGTGGATCAGCGCTCGCAACATGGGCTCATACACCCAGAGCTGCTTGCGCGAGCCGCGCTTTTCAACTTGGCGAGTACGTCGGATGTTTCAACAACACGTCGGATTCTCTAATCGACTGCCTGCGAACAATTGACTTTGTTGATATTCTTGCCACGCAACCGCAGTTTTTTGAGTGGCGCACATATCCAGGCCTCATATGGGGCCCTACCGATGAGCCGGACATCGAAGGCGCAGTACTAACCGACAGTCCCACGAATCTTTTTGCTGCTGGAAAGATCCGTGACCTGCCTTGGATTTCCGGTGTCACCCGAGATGAAGGAACCATGTTCACGGGAG ATTTCTTCGACAGTGAAGAAATGTTTCAAGATTTTCTCGAGAACTATGACTTTGCCTTGCCCCGCATGATGAGCTTGACATACCAACCGGACAAAGGAAGTGCTTACGTTAACGGCATAAAGTCGTATTACTTAAACAACGATCTGACCACCAATACAAGTGTT GTACTCGCTAACATTACACACGCCATTGGCGACGGTATGTTTCGATATCCGGCCTACGACGCACTTCTACAGCAAAATTCTATGGCAAAGAATCCACAGTACTTCTACACTTTCAACTATCGAGGCACTTTCTCCAACACTTACCTTCATCATAATACAACGAAAGAATTGGGTGTAGCTCACGGTGACGAAACCTTTTACATCTTTGCACCTGAACCGCAGTTTGCCAGactaaatttgaacaaaaccaCGACCAGAAGAGATTTGGAAATCGTAGACATCATGGTTCAGTTGTGGACCTCCTTTGCAACCAATGG aACACCGACGACTTTGGCTTCAAACGGCACAATATGGAAACCATTTTCGGCTGTAGAGAGAAACTATCTTCAAATAGGAAACGGATCTGAAGTTTCGCTCAAAGTTCAGCATTCTTTCTTTGAGgagcgaatgaaattttggGCTACCTTAAAAGAAACTCCAAAGACCTTAACTGTCCTATCAAACGGCTCAAATGCCATAACatccaaattttattcattattcgtACTTATGTTATCTTTTTCAAAGATATTTTTGTAA
- the LOC107225030 gene encoding esterase E4-like isoform X2: protein MVFHSSVKCVLLLFLLMISICSINYAQTKDIAAPVVTIPQGTLQGTIRTTNHNRNISAFLGIPYAQPPIGNLRFANPVAADGWNGSRKANVDLSMCPQTSEDIVLGNEDCLWLNIYTPQFPESTNSALLPVIVYIYGGGFRAGNARSDRYGPDYLLDADIVLVLPSYRIGPLGFLSTGDEVASGNWGLKDQVLALEWVQKNIKYFGGDPDRVTFVGASSGGACVHLLTLSDATIGLFHKYITQSGSALATWAHTPRAACASRAFQLGEYVGCFNNTSDSLIDCLRTIDFVDILATQPQFFEWRTYPGLIWGPTDEPDIEGAVLTDSPTNLFAAGKIRDLPWISGVTRDEGTMFTGDFFDSEEMFQDFLENYDFALPRMMSLTYQPDKGSAYVNGIKSYYLNNDLTTNTSVAVIPESRGILHFLI, encoded by the exons ATGGTCTTCCACTCCTCGGTGAAATGTGTACTCTTACTATTTTTACTCATGATCAGTATTTGTTCGATAAATTACGCCCAGACCAAGGATATCGCCGCTCCGGTGGTAACGATTCCTCAAGGAACCCTACAAGGAACAATTCGAACAACCAATCACAATCGGAATATTTCTGCTTTCTTGGGAATTCCTTATGCACAACCACCAATTGGGAATCTCAG ATTTGCAAATCCCGTAGCTGCGGATGGCTGGAATGGATCTCGCAAGGCTAACGTAGACTTAAGTATGTGCCCTCAAACCTCAGAGGATATTGTCTTGGGCAATGAAGACTGCTTGTGGCTCAATATTTACACACCGCAG TTTCCGGAGAGCACGAACTCGGCATTACTTCCGGTGATCGTGTATATTTACGGAGGAGGTTTTAGGGCTGGAAATGCTAGATCTGATAGATACGGCCCAGATTACTTACTTGATGCAGACATAGTACTGGTTCTTCCAAGTTACCGTATTGGTCCACTTGGATTTTTGAGTACCGGTGACGAGGTGGCCTCAGGAAATTGGGGGCTCAAGGATCAGGTCTTGGCACTAGAGTGGGTTCAAAAAAACATAAAGTACTTTGGCGGCGATCCTGATCGAGTCACATTTGTTGGAGCGAGTTCAGGCGGCGCGTGCGTGCATCTTTTGACGCTGTCAGATGCAACAATTG GGctttttcataaatatataacGCAGAGTGGATCAGCGCTCGCAACATGGGCTCATACACCCAGAGCTGCTTGCGCGAGCCGCGCTTTTCAACTTGGCGAGTACGTCGGATGTTTCAACAACACGTCGGATTCTCTAATCGACTGCCTGCGAACAATTGACTTTGTTGATATTCTTGCCACGCAACCGCAGTTTTTTGAGTGGCGCACATATCCAGGCCTCATATGGGGCCCTACCGATGAGCCGGACATCGAAGGCGCAGTACTAACCGACAGTCCCACGAATCTTTTTGCTGCTGGAAAGATCCGTGACCTGCCTTGGATTTCCGGTGTCACCCGAGATGAAGGAACCATGTTCACGGGAG ATTTCTTCGACAGTGAAGAAATGTTTCAAGATTTTCTCGAGAACTATGACTTTGCCTTGCCCCGCATGATGAGCTTGACATACCAACCGGACAAAGGAAGTGCTTACGTTAACGGCATAAAGTCGTATTACTTAAACAACGATCTGACCACCAATACAAGTGTT GCTGTTATTCCTGAGTCAAGAGGAATACTTCACTTTCTCATATGA
- the LOC107225038 gene encoding S-adenosylmethionine sensor upstream of mTORC1, translating to MASTEHKDLAAFIKSVHSNLRKESQIYGPETAWRRHVAESDTLQKYAEAMQKLATKHWAENVADPKKNTKCRIDWVKSQCWEYFFRGGIELFWDREVNINRKITNDQSHSGISTYQEWSDSENSTSGLSDGLICSNSELTPVDDKDTPDLKKSLNKHCSMKPSTKFEKSTENNLQISNNEHDSSIVQASHREDCKVKLLDVGSCYNPFGGVNFFDVTAIDLAPSCDGVLQCDFLSMQIGQEDVFSANKQQVEQLTVGSFDTVVFCLLLEYLPSPEQRYACCKKAYNLLKSGGLLLIITPDSKHVGANARFMKSWRYVLSNLGFMRTKYEKLPHAHCLAFRKCFYKRVATRWASLQKFSKDDELFHSDTNIFIPQDFTTWTREDTVECVSGDKKADVNFYNELPYT from the exons ATGGCCTCGACCGAGCATAAAGACTTGGCTGCATTCATAAAGAGTGTTCATAGCAATTTGCGAAAAGAATCGCAAATTTATGGCCCAGAAACAGCGTGGAGAAGACATGTGGCTGAAAGTGACACGTTGCAG AAATATGCCGAGGCAATGCAAAAGCTAGCAACAAAACACTGGGCTGAAAACGTAGCGGATccaaagaaaaatacgaagtGTAGAATAGACTGGGTGAAGTCACAATGttgggaatatttttttagggGTGGTATAGAATTGTTTTGGGACAGAGAGGTGAATATTAATCGGAAAATAACGAACGATCAAAGCCACAGTGGAATATCAACATATCAAGAGTGGTCAGATTCTGAAAACAGCACGAGTGGTCTTTCAGATGGgttaatttgttcaaattcagAATTAACACCAGTGGATGATAAAGATACTCCAGATCTGAAGAAAAGTCTCAACAAACATTGCTCTATGAAGCCAAgtacaaaatttgagaaaagtaCTGAAAACAATTTGCAAATAAGCAACAATGAACACGATTCAAGCATCGTACAAGCTTCGCACAGGGAAGATTGCAAAGTAAAGCTGCTCGATGTGGGAAGTTGTTACAACCCCTTTGgcggtgtaaatttttttgatgtGACTGCTATTGATCTGGCTCCATCTTGCGATGGAGTATTGCAATGTGACTTTTTGAGCATGCAAATAGGACAGGAAGATGTATTTTCTGCAAACAAGCAACAAGTTGAACAATTGACTGTGGGATCTTTTGATACAGTTGTGTTCTGCTTGTTGCTAGAATATTTGCCATCTCCTGAGCAGCGATACGCTTGTTGCAAGAAGGCttacaatttattgaaaagtgGCGGCTTATTGTTGATCATTACTCCAGATTCAAAGCATGTTGGTGCTAATGCGAGATTCATGAAATCCTGGCGCTATGTTTTGTCTAATCTTGGATTTATGCGGacaaagtatgaaaaattgccCCATGCTCACTGCCTGGCTTTCAGAAAGTGCTTTTATAAAAGAGTCGCTACTAGATGGGCAAGTTTGCAAAAGTTTTCCAAAGATGACGAACTCTTTCATTCGGATACTAACATTTTTATACCACAGGATTTTACCACATGGACTAGGGAAGATACAGTTGAGTGTGTTTCAGGTGATAAAAAAGCTgatgtcaatttttataatgaatTGCCATATACATGA